In a genomic window of Alistipes sp. ZOR0009:
- a CDS encoding class I SAM-dependent DNA methyltransferase translates to MITGELKSQIDQIWNTFWTGGITNTITIVEQLTYLIFIKDLDEKENLNERKAKRGFKYTPIFGPDQQNFRWKNLKEMEVNARHNIFANTVDGIFPFIRNLGEEKSLFSTHMRNASFGISKPQVLDTVMEKLEGIDMTNQDTKGDIYEYLLSKLEGGGTAGQFRTPRHIIKMMVELTKPTLADTICDPACGTAGFLVAAKEYIDHNNSVTDIDSKAEHISKKMFNGMEFDATMLRIASMNLYLHGVGEPHIMDVDAVSKDNTVADAYTLILANPPFKGTIDKDSIAVGLKNVTDTSKTELLFLALMLRQLKAGGRCAVIVPDGVLFGSGKAHKSLREEIVANNKLEAVISMPSGVFKPYAGVSTAILIFTKTGTGGTDKVWFYDMQADGKSLDDKRNLLVDEDIFNTFAVPNTLSAEEKAKLHASFNIPDILARYPHRATDSRARTEQSFQVPFAEIKANDWDLSINKYKEIVYEEVKYESPSSILSRIQQLDNERNNLLKMLSINSIE, encoded by the coding sequence ATGATTACTGGAGAGCTTAAATCGCAAATAGACCAAATATGGAATACCTTCTGGACGGGAGGAATCACCAACACCATAACCATCGTTGAGCAGCTTACCTACCTCATCTTTATCAAAGACCTCGACGAGAAGGAGAACCTAAACGAGCGTAAGGCCAAGCGTGGCTTTAAGTACACCCCAATTTTTGGTCCCGACCAGCAGAACTTCCGTTGGAAAAACCTTAAGGAGATGGAGGTGAATGCCCGTCACAATATATTTGCCAATACCGTAGATGGCATCTTCCCGTTTATCCGCAACCTAGGCGAGGAGAAGAGCCTCTTTAGCACCCACATGCGCAACGCCTCGTTTGGCATCTCCAAGCCACAGGTGCTCGACACCGTGATGGAGAAGCTCGAGGGCATCGACATGACCAACCAGGATACCAAGGGAGATATCTACGAGTACCTGCTCTCCAAACTCGAGGGTGGTGGCACTGCTGGCCAGTTCCGCACCCCTCGCCATATCATCAAAATGATGGTAGAGCTTACGAAGCCTACCCTCGCGGATACCATCTGCGATCCGGCCTGTGGAACTGCTGGTTTTCTGGTTGCTGCCAAGGAGTACATCGACCATAACAACTCGGTTACCGATATCGACAGCAAGGCCGAGCACATCTCCAAAAAGATGTTTAACGGGATGGAGTTCGATGCCACCATGCTCCGCATTGCATCGATGAACCTATACCTCCACGGAGTTGGCGAGCCGCACATTATGGATGTGGATGCCGTTAGCAAGGACAACACCGTTGCCGATGCTTACACCCTTATTCTGGCCAACCCTCCATTTAAGGGTACCATCGATAAGGATAGCATTGCCGTAGGGCTTAAGAACGTTACCGACACCTCCAAAACCGAGCTGCTGTTTCTGGCGCTCATGCTGCGCCAGCTAAAGGCTGGTGGCCGCTGCGCTGTTATTGTCCCCGATGGCGTGCTCTTTGGTAGCGGCAAGGCTCATAAGAGCCTGCGCGAGGAGATTGTTGCCAACAACAAGCTCGAGGCCGTTATCTCCATGCCAAGCGGCGTGTTTAAGCCCTACGCTGGTGTAAGCACCGCCATCCTCATCTTTACCAAAACCGGAACAGGAGGTACCGACAAGGTGTGGTTCTACGACATGCAGGCCGACGGTAAAAGCCTCGACGATAAGCGCAACCTGCTGGTGGACGAGGATATCTTCAACACCTTTGCCGTTCCCAATACGCTCAGCGCCGAGGAGAAGGCGAAGCTGCACGCCAGCTTCAACATCCCCGACATCCTTGCCCGCTACCCACACCGCGCCACCGATAGCCGCGCCCGTACCGAGCAGAGCTTTCAGGTACCCTTCGCCGAAATTAAGGCCAACGATTGGGATCTCTCCATCAATAAGTACAAGGAGATTGTGTATGAGGAGGTGAAGTATGAGTCGCCTAGCAGTATTCTCTCAAGAATACAACAACTAGATAATGAAAGGAATAATTTATTAAAAATGCTTTCAATAAATAGTATAGAATAA
- a CDS encoding restriction endonuclease subunit S, translating into MIKLNKIITIIGGGTPSKLISHYWNGSIPWASVKDLRSDYIEKTIDSISLEAVSNSATQIIPKGSIIIGTRMAVGKVSINLVDLAINQDLKAIICSDKVFYKYLFYFFKSKEECLNSLASGATVKGIKLEHIKNLEIPLPPLATQKHIADILDAADALRRKTQQIVDSYDELAQSLFLEMFGDPFKNSKNWELIEFEKLGSLDRGKSKHRPRNAPELLGGSHPLIQTGDIANAPLYIKNYKSTYSDIGLAQSKKWPKGTLCITIAANIAKCSILSFEACFPDSVVGFIPNDKTVNEYIYFLLSILQGSIEELAPAAAQKNINLKFLRELQIPTPPIDLQNQFAKKIALIEQQKELARQSLAESENLFNALLQKAFKGELVPEPQPAEQAV; encoded by the coding sequence ATGATTAAGTTAAATAAAATAATTACAATCATTGGAGGTGGCACTCCTAGCAAATTAATATCTCATTATTGGAACGGGAGCATACCTTGGGCTAGTGTAAAAGATTTGCGTAGTGATTATATCGAGAAAACTATTGATTCAATTTCACTAGAAGCAGTATCAAATAGTGCAACTCAAATTATTCCTAAAGGGTCAATAATTATAGGAACTAGAATGGCCGTTGGGAAGGTTTCTATTAATTTAGTAGATTTGGCAATAAATCAAGATTTAAAAGCAATAATTTGTTCAGATAAAGTATTTTACAAATACTTATTTTATTTTTTCAAGTCAAAAGAAGAGTGCTTAAATAGTCTAGCGAGTGGAGCGACTGTCAAAGGAATTAAATTAGAACATATCAAAAACCTCGAAATCCCCCTCCCCCCATTAGCCACCCAAAAGCACATTGCCGACATCCTCGATGCCGCCGATGCTCTACGCCGCAAAACCCAGCAAATTGTCGACAGCTACGACGAGCTCGCCCAGTCCCTCTTCTTGGAGATGTTTGGAGACCCTTTCAAAAATTCGAAAAACTGGGAACTGATTGAATTTGAAAAACTTGGTAGTTTAGATAGGGGAAAGTCAAAACATAGACCCCGAAATGCACCTGAACTTTTGGGAGGTTCACATCCATTGATTCAAACTGGGGATATTGCCAATGCTCCTTTATATATAAAGAATTATAAATCTACCTATTCAGACATTGGACTTGCCCAAAGCAAGAAATGGCCTAAGGGCACTTTATGCATTACTATTGCAGCAAATATTGCTAAATGTAGTATTTTGTCTTTTGAAGCATGCTTCCCCGATAGCGTTGTAGGATTTATACCTAACGATAAAACAGTGAATGAATATATTTATTTCCTTTTATCAATACTTCAGGGCTCTATTGAAGAGTTAGCACCGGCTGCAGCACAAAAAAATATTAATCTCAAATTTTTAAGAGAATTACAAATTCCAACTCCTCCAATAGACCTCCAAAACCAGTTTGCCAAAAAGATAGCGCTTATAGAGCAGCAGAAGGAGCTGGCCAGGCAGAGCCTAGCCGAAAGCGAGAACCTCTTTAACGCCCTACTGCAAAAGGCCTTTAAGGGCGAGCTGGTACCCGAGCCACAGCCCGCCGAGCAGGCCGTGTAG
- a CDS encoding helix-turn-helix domain-containing protein: MKTREELIKTPEYWFETIQNEIYRQLAEYMEANNISRTKLAEEMKVSKGYITQILNGDFNCSLRKLIELSLFIDKAPVVEFKSIESVIQEYNAKVEIPYNAIIDKRATSATVQSAAAVNSNISIAYSVFAKVTEEEKKDKAA; the protein is encoded by the coding sequence ATGAAAACAAGGGAAGAACTTATAAAAACACCGGAATACTGGTTCGAAACTATTCAAAACGAAATTTACAGGCAGCTTGCCGAATATATGGAAGCTAACAATATTTCCCGTACAAAGCTAGCCGAAGAGATGAAGGTCTCCAAAGGATACATCACCCAAATACTTAATGGCGACTTCAACTGCTCGCTGCGCAAGCTTATAGAGCTGTCGTTGTTTATCGACAAAGCTCCGGTAGTTGAATTTAAATCAATTGAATCAGTTATACAAGAGTACAACGCAAAGGTTGAAATACCCTACAACGCTATAATCGACAAAAGAGCCACAAGCGCTACAGTTCAATCTGCGGCAGCTGTCAATAGTAATATCTCCATTGCCTACTCCGTATTTGCCAAAGTAACCGAAGAAGAAAAAAAAGATAAAGCCGCTTAA
- a CDS encoding helix-turn-helix domain-containing protein, which produces MSNNAVVSKNLKVLRDKFGYSQDFIGQTLGVSHTIVSRYESGESTIPSESLEKLALLYGIDEYDFYEESIDMQQATTALAFRADELEVEDLSVILEFKKIVRNYLNMKQAVQNE; this is translated from the coding sequence ATGTCTAACAATGCTGTTGTCTCTAAAAATTTAAAAGTCTTACGTGATAAATTTGGCTACAGCCAAGACTTTATAGGTCAAACGCTTGGTGTTTCTCACACTATTGTTTCAAGATACGAGTCTGGCGAATCTACCATTCCTTCCGAATCCCTCGAAAAGTTAGCTCTTTTGTATGGTATCGATGAGTACGATTTTTATGAAGAAAGCATAGACATGCAACAGGCTACTACAGCCTTAGCATTTCGTGCCGACGAGCTTGAGGTTGAAGATTTGTCCGTGATTCTTGAGTTCAAAAAAATTGTCAGAAACTATCTAAACATGAAACAAGCGGTTCAAAATGAGTAA
- a CDS encoding ImmA/IrrE family metallo-endopeptidase, whose protein sequence is MSKELQEKNANSFRQANGLSLTEPIRIKSILQSNQILTVYRKLSSGFSGMAIRTGTPGSYKRFILINSDHSIGKQHFTICHELYHLFFQENFVYSTSAAGKFDPKGDKEEYNADLFASRLLLPTAGIQKLIPDHEMPKNRITLKTILSIENYFSSSRSALLYRLKELGHIDTSFYNQYSTRIIHGALSYGYQTDLYNSGNDNLVIGDYGIIARDLFDGGKISESHYFTLLEDIGINIQELEDNGCRPEE, encoded by the coding sequence ATGAGTAAGGAGCTACAGGAAAAAAACGCCAACTCATTCCGTCAAGCCAACGGGTTGAGTCTAACAGAACCGATCCGTATTAAGAGCATCCTTCAGAGCAACCAAATCTTAACGGTTTACCGTAAGTTGAGTTCCGGTTTTTCGGGCATGGCGATACGAACGGGTACCCCAGGTAGTTATAAGCGATTCATTCTTATTAATAGCGACCACTCTATTGGCAAGCAGCACTTCACCATTTGCCATGAGCTATACCACCTATTCTTTCAGGAGAACTTTGTTTACAGCACGAGTGCCGCAGGTAAATTTGATCCTAAAGGAGACAAAGAGGAGTATAATGCCGACCTATTTGCTTCTCGCTTACTGCTTCCAACTGCTGGCATTCAAAAGCTTATTCCCGACCATGAAATGCCTAAAAATAGGATTACGCTTAAAACAATTTTAAGTATAGAAAACTACTTTTCTTCATCGCGAAGCGCTCTCCTATACCGGCTTAAAGAGTTGGGCCATATCGACACTTCATTCTACAATCAATATAGCACTAGAATAATACATGGGGCGTTATCTTATGGTTACCAAACCGACCTCTATAATTCTGGCAACGACAACCTTGTGATTGGTGACTACGGAATAATTGCCCGCGACCTTTTTGATGGTGGTAAAATATCAGAAAGCCATTATTTTACGCTGCTCGAAGATATAGGTATAAACATACAAGAATTAGAGGATAATGGCTGCCGACCAGAAGAGTAA
- a CDS encoding type II toxin-antitoxin system antitoxin SocA domain-containing protein produces MKSPFTGKEMPIVKEWRTLTFRKEEFRILAHFYKCEDTGEQLEDGILAELNYNQAVNQYREKYNIPFPEQISAVREKYDVSASKMSDILGFGANVYRQYEAGEVPNQSNAKLIQLVENPHEFRKLVNLCSTLEQKIKDKINQRVEVLLDNDKTHKHQRQLERYFLEACAPSSYTGYKVPDLRKFTEMVVFFSERLEPWKTKLNKLLFYADFEMYRKSGFSISGVQYRAIPMGPVPNNYDSIFEYLTKNQEVYINYKYFTDGGTGEQFTLTKNRQFKNELFTQVELAVLESVASRFKEVTTQDIIEISHREKAWLDNQDERKLISYQYGFELNEA; encoded by the coding sequence ATGAAGAGCCCATTTACAGGAAAAGAAATGCCTATAGTTAAGGAATGGAGGACTCTTACTTTTAGAAAGGAAGAATTTAGGATACTGGCCCATTTTTACAAGTGTGAGGATACAGGCGAGCAGCTAGAAGATGGCATTTTGGCAGAATTAAACTACAACCAGGCAGTTAACCAATATAGGGAGAAGTATAATATACCCTTCCCGGAACAAATATCCGCAGTGAGAGAAAAGTATGATGTTTCGGCATCAAAAATGTCGGATATTCTAGGCTTTGGAGCTAACGTTTACCGCCAGTATGAGGCGGGAGAGGTTCCCAACCAGTCGAATGCAAAGCTGATTCAGCTAGTGGAGAATCCTCACGAATTTAGGAAACTAGTTAATCTATGTAGTACGTTAGAGCAAAAAATAAAGGACAAGATAAACCAACGAGTAGAGGTTCTGCTTGACAATGATAAAACGCATAAGCACCAAAGGCAACTTGAAAGGTATTTTTTGGAAGCTTGTGCCCCTAGCTCGTATACTGGCTATAAAGTGCCCGATCTACGAAAGTTTACCGAGATGGTGGTATTCTTTAGCGAAAGGCTGGAACCATGGAAAACGAAGCTTAATAAACTGCTTTTTTATGCTGATTTTGAGATGTATCGGAAGAGTGGCTTCTCAATAAGTGGCGTACAGTATAGAGCAATTCCAATGGGACCAGTACCAAACAACTACGACAGTATATTTGAGTATCTTACCAAGAATCAGGAAGTATATATAAACTATAAATATTTTACGGATGGTGGAACTGGAGAGCAGTTTACTCTAACTAAAAACAGGCAGTTTAAAAACGAACTTTTTACCCAAGTAGAGCTAGCAGTACTCGAAAGTGTCGCCAGTAGGTTTAAGGAGGTTACGACTCAAGATATTATTGAAATTAGCCACCGAGAGAAAGCGTGGCTTGACAATCAGGACGAGCGTAAGCTGATAAGCTACCAGTATGGGTTTGAACTGAACGAGGCCTAA
- a CDS encoding toxin, giving the protein MTTKQDVEAFLKELGVKIAVFDILFLDGRGKNQQALLDLEISPNCRKETVLALNIEDYTTGPLEEKMLGLPPMWVFGKSVKGKEIYIKISMGVPNSNVICISFHVAEHPMTYPFKMQKP; this is encoded by the coding sequence ATGACAACCAAGCAAGATGTAGAAGCTTTCTTGAAGGAGTTAGGTGTTAAGATAGCAGTTTTCGATATTCTATTTTTAGATGGACGTGGAAAGAATCAGCAAGCCTTACTAGATTTAGAAATATCCCCTAACTGTAGAAAAGAAACAGTGCTTGCACTGAATATTGAAGATTACACGACAGGCCCACTGGAAGAAAAAATGCTAGGGTTACCTCCGATGTGGGTTTTTGGGAAAAGCGTAAAAGGCAAAGAAATTTATATCAAAATAAGCATGGGAGTGCCAAACAGTAATGTGATTTGCATATCATTTCACGTAGCAGAGCATCCGATGACATATCCATTTAAAATGCAAAAGCCATGA
- a CDS encoding DEAD/DEAH box helicase family protein: MHPSSNFTFLKAEWPELYKLSVKVERFANTDPRTALIYGRMALETAVNWMYQHDTELEMPIDKSLNSLMKTFEFRAQLSAKLYQELDIIRKAGNLAAHNRPVTATDAESVAGYLFYFCRWFAKSYATTEIGVLAPFDSSLIPTEGDEALSKKKIDELQVKFAKTIGKVHDEIAEANEKNRLLESENELYRLQLQELKAKQEANKRQANSADDIYHPRNETETRKLLIDVLLREAGWDLSSINNREYKVNNMPVSGNPSGIGYIDYVLWDDDGLPLAVVEAKKTMVNAKNGENQAQLYAECLEKTFGRRPVMFYTNGYEIYIWDDQFYKQSRPINGFYTKRELQTIMFRRANRKDIRTSAINTEIAGRPYQMRSIKSIAEHFAGTDKRTGNLVGTNRGALLVLATGTGKTRTAIALCKLLFEANWAKRVLFLADRISLVKQAKNNFVKHLPEYSCVNLLEDKENTDTRLAFSTYATMMGLIDSAKSDSERYYGVGHFDLVIIDEAHRSIYRKYQALFDYFDALFLGLTATPKNSIDKNTYHIFGLADKTPTDAYTFDEAVTNGHLVPYHTVEVATKFLTQGIKYSELSAEEQEQFEKEILDGEEASGNEWIDSNSLNTWLFNKDTAIKTLSFVLKHGIKKRGGDELGKTIIFARNQMHAKFLKDIFMQLDKELFSNDYVKVIDHSQPKAQSFIERFCDEEKERLPQIVISVDMMDTGIDAPSVVNLVFYKPVKSYTKFWQMIGRGSRLRPNLFGPGIHKDKFLIFDLCGNFQFFAENEHGIETSVQKSITEQVFGLRLELAEYLRSDQLATNTELQAFRQSLLDGLFNDISSLNRDRFDVRMKIKTVNKYAAGNRELWNHLEKKDIQVINETLAPLVKPAKGDTDLSRFYDKLLYSIMAKRLEMPNTSAFKNKSNSLISSVSHISKKLLEKTTIPEVKHKEKHIRQPLDAEFWDANQLAHLEELRCNVRNLLRYIDAEDVRYVMTDFEDSLNAEEVVEKSYAVSVETTPFFSSNRQRLEKIIRDNSSNITIKRIRDGETITHQELASLEKMLFDDQIKKEELEKEIGKTLNLVEMVVTLTGQSEKHVDGAFADFINANQLSSQQIEFLNTIKMFLTTNGKIDPEKLYEPPFISFHNQGVDGVFNNDQSDKIFTIINNLNNLEKVIS; the protein is encoded by the coding sequence ATGCATCCATCGTCAAACTTCACCTTTCTAAAAGCCGAGTGGCCCGAACTTTATAAGCTATCGGTCAAAGTAGAACGCTTTGCTAACACCGACCCGCGCACAGCCCTTATATACGGTCGTATGGCATTAGAAACGGCTGTTAACTGGATGTATCAGCACGATACTGAGCTGGAGATGCCCATCGACAAATCGTTGAACTCGCTCATGAAAACGTTCGAGTTTAGGGCGCAGCTATCCGCTAAGCTATACCAAGAGCTAGATATCATACGCAAGGCTGGTAACCTAGCCGCTCATAATAGGCCCGTTACTGCTACCGATGCCGAATCCGTTGCTGGCTACCTCTTCTACTTCTGCCGATGGTTTGCCAAATCGTACGCTACCACCGAGATAGGCGTATTAGCCCCATTCGATAGCAGCCTCATTCCAACCGAGGGAGATGAAGCTCTTAGCAAAAAAAAGATCGACGAGCTTCAGGTTAAATTTGCCAAAACCATCGGAAAGGTACACGACGAGATTGCCGAAGCCAACGAGAAGAATCGACTGTTGGAATCCGAAAACGAGCTTTACCGCTTGCAGCTACAGGAGCTAAAAGCAAAGCAGGAGGCCAACAAGCGTCAGGCCAACAGCGCCGACGACATCTACCATCCGCGCAACGAAACAGAAACCCGCAAGCTGCTTATCGATGTGCTGCTTCGCGAGGCTGGCTGGGATCTATCGAGCATAAACAACCGCGAGTACAAGGTTAACAACATGCCTGTTAGCGGTAATCCATCGGGCATTGGCTATATCGACTACGTGCTTTGGGATGACGACGGACTACCGCTTGCTGTTGTGGAAGCCAAAAAGACAATGGTTAACGCTAAAAACGGGGAGAATCAGGCGCAGCTTTACGCCGAGTGCCTGGAAAAAACTTTTGGCCGCCGCCCCGTTATGTTCTACACCAATGGCTACGAAATCTATATCTGGGACGATCAATTCTATAAGCAATCTCGCCCCATTAACGGCTTCTATACCAAGCGCGAGCTGCAAACCATCATGTTCCGCCGTGCCAACCGTAAAGATATCCGTACCTCTGCTATCAACACCGAAATTGCAGGTCGTCCATACCAGATGCGCTCCATAAAAAGTATTGCCGAGCATTTTGCTGGCACCGATAAGCGAACGGGCAACCTAGTAGGAACCAACCGAGGTGCGCTACTGGTACTCGCAACCGGTACGGGCAAAACACGTACCGCCATCGCCCTATGTAAGCTTCTCTTCGAGGCAAACTGGGCTAAACGGGTGCTTTTCTTAGCCGATAGAATCAGCTTGGTTAAGCAAGCTAAGAACAACTTTGTAAAGCATCTACCCGAATATTCGTGCGTTAATCTCTTAGAGGATAAGGAGAATACGGACACCCGCCTAGCCTTCTCGACCTACGCTACCATGATGGGCCTTATTGACAGCGCCAAATCCGATAGCGAAAGATACTACGGCGTCGGACACTTCGATCTGGTTATTATCGACGAAGCGCACCGTTCGATATACCGTAAGTATCAGGCGCTATTCGACTACTTCGATGCCCTTTTCCTTGGATTAACGGCAACCCCCAAAAACAGCATCGACAAAAACACCTATCATATTTTTGGTCTAGCCGATAAAACCCCCACCGATGCGTATACCTTCGACGAAGCGGTTACGAATGGTCACCTAGTTCCTTACCATACAGTCGAGGTAGCTACCAAGTTCCTAACTCAAGGAATAAAGTATAGCGAACTTTCTGCAGAAGAGCAGGAGCAGTTCGAAAAGGAGATACTTGACGGTGAGGAGGCCTCTGGAAACGAATGGATAGATAGCAACTCCCTTAACACTTGGCTTTTTAATAAGGATACCGCCATCAAAACGCTTAGCTTCGTACTTAAGCATGGCATCAAAAAACGTGGTGGCGACGAACTGGGTAAAACCATCATCTTTGCTCGCAACCAAATGCATGCCAAGTTTCTAAAGGACATCTTCATGCAGCTCGACAAGGAGCTTTTTAGCAACGACTACGTAAAGGTGATAGATCACAGTCAACCAAAGGCCCAATCCTTTATAGAGCGATTCTGCGACGAAGAAAAGGAACGGCTACCTCAAATCGTCATTTCGGTAGATATGATGGATACGGGGATCGATGCACCTAGCGTAGTAAATCTTGTATTCTACAAGCCCGTTAAGTCGTACACCAAATTCTGGCAGATGATCGGGCGTGGTTCTCGGCTACGTCCAAATCTTTTTGGGCCAGGGATTCATAAAGACAAGTTTCTGATCTTCGATCTTTGCGGTAACTTCCAATTCTTTGCCGAAAACGAGCATGGAATAGAAACCTCAGTACAAAAATCGATAACCGAGCAGGTTTTTGGCCTGCGCTTAGAGTTGGCCGAATACCTCCGCAGCGATCAGCTTGCCACCAATACCGAGCTTCAGGCTTTTCGTCAGTCCCTACTCGATGGTCTCTTTAACGATATTTCCTCGCTCAACCGCGACCGCTTTGATGTACGCATGAAGATAAAAACGGTAAACAAGTATGCAGCAGGTAATCGCGAACTCTGGAATCACCTAGAAAAAAAGGATATCCAAGTTATCAACGAAACGCTTGCGCCATTGGTAAAACCAGCCAAAGGAGATACCGATCTTTCCCGTTTCTACGATAAGCTGCTCTATAGCATCATGGCCAAACGGTTGGAAATGCCCAATACTTCAGCGTTTAAGAACAAATCCAACAGCCTCATTAGTAGTGTAAGCCACATATCTAAGAAGTTGCTCGAGAAGACAACTATTCCCGAAGTAAAGCATAAGGAAAAGCATATCCGACAACCTCTCGATGCTGAATTCTGGGATGCCAACCAGCTTGCACACCTCGAAGAGCTTCGTTGCAACGTACGAAACCTCCTCCGCTACATAGATGCTGAGGACGTACGCTATGTAATGACTGACTTCGAGGACTCGCTAAATGCAGAAGAGGTAGTGGAAAAGTCCTACGCTGTTTCTGTAGAAACAACGCCATTCTTCAGCAGTAACCGTCAACGCCTCGAAAAAATTATTCGCGACAATAGCAGCAACATAACCATCAAGCGCATTCGCGATGGCGAAACCATTACACATCAAGAGCTAGCTTCGCTCGAAAAGATGCTGTTCGATGATCAAATAAAGAAGGAAGAACTTGAAAAGGAAATTGGGAAGACCCTTAACCTTGTCGAAATGGTAGTTACCCTTACAGGACAAAGCGAAAAGCACGTAGACGGAGCCTTTGCAGATTTCATCAACGCCAACCAGCTAAGTTCTCAACAAATTGAGTTCTTAAACACCATCAAAATGTTCCTAACCACCAATGGCAAGATCGACCCAGAAAAGCTATATGAACCACCGTTTATCAGCTTCCACAACCAAGGGGTCGATGGTGTGTTTAACAACGACCAGTCTGATAAGATATTTACAATTATCAACAACCTAAATAATTTAGAAAAGGTTATCAGCTGA